In Ruminococcus sp. HUN007, a genomic segment contains:
- the mtaB gene encoding tRNA (N(6)-L-threonylcarbamoyladenosine(37)-C(2))-methylthiotransferase MtaB, which yields MKVFFVTFGCKVNTYETGCMAKTFAEKGFTVSDTAEGSDVIVINSCTVTSASDKKVRQSLRKLRHENPDSLIILTGCYPQAFEEEAKKITEADIITGTRNRSEIAGLALNALSSSSRTKEAYIQQYTGHEAFEPMSYDSNERKTRGFIKIQDGCNQFCSYCIIPFARGRIRSKPPEDIASEVTALVKNGYQEIVLVGINLAFYGAEAGLSLTDAVETVSRVEGVKRIRLGSLEPEMISGDDLLKLKNTESFCPQFHLSLQSGCDRTLKAMNRKYTTADYTRLVSSIRNIFPDAAVTTDVMVGFPGETEEDFEESMEFVRKTAFSKIHVFPYSPRSGTKAAAMPDQINSSTKSERAARMTELGHELEREFLRAQVGKTVPVLFEKENCTSFHRGYSPNYTLVKIKREPSIKSLRNSIFYVKIKESMNGFCIGEIIPAEPKG from the coding sequence TTGAAAGTATTTTTCGTTACATTCGGCTGCAAGGTAAATACCTATGAAACAGGATGCATGGCAAAAACATTTGCCGAAAAAGGATTTACCGTCTCAGATACCGCCGAAGGATCTGATGTTATCGTCATAAACTCGTGTACAGTAACTTCGGCAAGCGACAAAAAAGTCCGTCAGTCCCTCAGAAAACTGCGGCACGAAAATCCTGATTCGCTGATCATACTGACCGGATGCTATCCTCAGGCCTTTGAGGAAGAGGCAAAAAAGATCACCGAAGCAGATATAATAACCGGAACCCGTAACCGTTCTGAAATTGCCGGTCTGGCATTAAACGCTCTTTCATCATCAAGCCGCACAAAAGAAGCGTATATCCAGCAGTATACCGGACATGAAGCATTTGAACCGATGTCATATGATTCCAATGAACGAAAGACGCGCGGCTTCATCAAGATACAGGACGGATGCAACCAGTTCTGTTCGTACTGCATAATTCCGTTTGCCCGCGGAAGGATCCGTTCAAAACCTCCGGAGGACATAGCCAGCGAAGTTACCGCCCTTGTAAAAAACGGCTACCAGGAGATCGTTCTTGTAGGTATCAATCTTGCTTTCTACGGCGCAGAAGCCGGACTTTCACTCACCGACGCCGTTGAAACAGTCAGCCGTGTGGAAGGTGTGAAACGTATAAGGCTCGGCTCTCTTGAACCTGAGATGATATCCGGCGATGATCTTCTGAAACTTAAAAACACTGAAAGTTTCTGTCCCCAGTTTCACCTTTCGCTTCAGAGCGGATGCGACAGAACTCTTAAGGCAATGAACAGAAAATACACCACCGCAGACTACACAAGACTTGTTTCTTCCATAAGAAACATTTTCCCTGACGCCGCTGTCACAACTGACGTTATGGTCGGTTTTCCGGGCGAAACGGAAGAAGACTTCGAAGAAAGCATGGAATTTGTAAGAAAGACTGCCTTCAGCAAAATACACGTCTTCCCTTACTCACCGCGTTCCGGCACAAAGGCGGCAGCCATGCCTGACCAGATAAACAGCAGCACCAAAAGCGAACGCGCAGCCCGCATGACTGAGCTCGGACATGAACTTGAACGTGAATTTCTCAGGGCACAGGTCGGCAAAACAGTACCGGTACTGTTTGAAAAAGAAAACTGCACAAGTTTTCACAGGGGATACAGCCCAAATTATACATTAGTTAAAATTAAAAGAGAACCCTCAATAAAAAGTTTGCGCAACAGCATTTTTTATGTTAAAATAAAAGAGTCTATGAACGGATTCTGCATCGGCGAAATAATCCCTGCGGAACCGAAAGGGTAA
- a CDS encoding phosphoribosylformylglycinamidine synthase yields MSVFRIYVEKKPEFAVEAKSVLSDVRTALRLSSLENIRILNRYDADKLTKEKFEYAINTVFSEPAVDITYSEMPAVSADERVFAVEYLPGQFDQRADSCEQCIQILSQGERCRVKNARVYIVSGKLTDAEFDKLKAYLINPVESREASLDTFDTLDVKYNIPTEVATLTGFTGYGEDELRKFVEGYGLAMDYDDICFCQEYFKNTEKRDPTITEIRMIDTYWSDHCRHTTFSTNIENVEIESPYIRESYELYRELKKELGRENKPMTLMDLATIAVRKLKKDGLLDDLDESEEINACSVKIKVDVDGKDEDWILMFKNETHNHPTEIEPFGGAATCLGGAIRDPLSGRSYVYQAMRVTGASNPLVPVEDTIKGKLPQRKIVVGAANGYSSYGNQIGLATGHVTEIYHPGYVAKRMEIGAVIGAAPAENIRRERPVPGDVVILLGGKTGRDGCGGATGSSKSHTASSLESCGAEVQKGNPPEERKLQRLFRNKNVTSMIKRCNDFGAGGVSVAIGELTDGLLIDLDSVPKKYDGLDGTEIAISESQERMAVVIAAEDTEKFMAEAAKENIEATKVADVTDDSRLRMNWNGKTIVNLSREFLNSNGAVKHTDVRVTEPVTGIAPEYSDNAEGWTQMISNLNVCSQKGLVEKFDSTIGAGTVLMPFGGVYQLTPSQAMAAKIPVLNGETTTASIMGWGYNPVISEKSPYHGAVLAVIESIAKVVAAGGSSRKCWLTFQEYFERTQNDPARWGKPFAALLGALKAQLEFGCGAIGGKDSMSGTFENIDVPPTLVSFAVSTAKSGKIVSPEFKKPGSSVVLITPKYDENGLPDFDSVRRCFEKVESIVEAGRANAVWTTAGAGVAEGIAKMCFGNKLGFRFTKKLDEEQLFAPCYGSFIVEINGPTKGSESVIGEVTSEAVIDNIDYTVSVESLLNAWESKLEPVYPCIIKTEDTKPEAYRYDRKNTARPAVKIAKPRVLIPVFPGTNCEYDTARAFEKAGAVTETIVIKNLSASAIEESVNEIEKAIRNSQIIMIPGGFSGGDEPEGSGKFITAFFRNARIKDAVHELLKNRDGLMLGICNGFQALIKLGLVPFGEITDMTDESPTLTFNTIARHQSMMVRTRIASNKSPWLARTSVDQIHSIAISHGEGRFVAPEALIKKLAENGQIATQYVDMNGDPTMNIRFNPNTSMAAIEGITSPDGRVLGKMGHSERKGTDVCKNVQGDKDQFIFESGVSYFAD; encoded by the coding sequence ATGTCTGTATTTAGAATCTATGTTGAAAAGAAACCAGAATTTGCAGTAGAAGCAAAGTCAGTTCTCAGCGATGTAAGAACAGCTCTCAGGCTAAGCTCTCTTGAGAATATCCGTATTCTCAACCGTTACGATGCCGACAAACTTACAAAGGAAAAGTTTGAATACGCAATTAACACTGTATTCTCAGAACCGGCGGTTGACATTACTTACAGTGAAATGCCGGCTGTTTCAGCTGACGAAAGAGTATTCGCTGTTGAATATCTTCCGGGTCAGTTCGACCAGAGAGCCGACAGCTGCGAACAGTGTATACAGATCCTTTCCCAGGGCGAAAGATGCAGAGTAAAGAATGCAAGAGTCTACATTGTAAGCGGAAAGCTTACAGATGCAGAATTCGATAAGCTCAAGGCATACCTCATCAACCCTGTTGAAAGCCGTGAAGCTTCTCTCGATACATTCGATACACTCGACGTAAAATACAATATTCCTACTGAAGTAGCCACACTCACAGGATTCACAGGCTACGGTGAAGACGAACTCAGAAAATTCGTTGAAGGCTACGGCCTCGCAATGGACTACGACGACATCTGCTTCTGTCAGGAATACTTTAAGAACACGGAAAAAAGAGATCCTACAATTACCGAGATCAGAATGATCGATACATACTGGTCAGATCACTGCAGACATACAACATTCTCCACAAACATTGAAAATGTTGAAATAGAATCACCTTACATCAGGGAATCATACGAACTTTACAGAGAACTCAAGAAGGAACTCGGCCGTGAAAACAAGCCGATGACTCTTATGGATCTCGCTACTATAGCTGTAAGAAAGCTTAAGAAGGACGGACTTCTCGATGACCTCGACGAAAGCGAAGAGATCAACGCATGTTCAGTAAAGATCAAAGTTGACGTTGACGGTAAGGACGAAGACTGGATCCTCATGTTCAAGAACGAGACACACAACCACCCTACTGAGATCGAACCTTTCGGCGGTGCGGCAACATGTCTCGGCGGCGCTATCAGAGACCCGCTTTCAGGACGTTCATACGTTTACCAGGCAATGAGAGTTACAGGGGCTTCAAACCCTCTCGTTCCTGTTGAAGATACTATCAAGGGCAAGCTCCCGCAGAGAAAGATCGTTGTTGGTGCCGCAAACGGCTACAGCTCATACGGCAACCAGATAGGTCTTGCTACAGGACACGTAACTGAGATCTATCACCCTGGCTACGTTGCAAAGAGAATGGAGATCGGTGCTGTTATCGGTGCTGCTCCTGCTGAAAACATCAGACGTGAAAGACCTGTTCCGGGCGATGTTGTTATCCTCCTCGGCGGCAAGACAGGACGTGACGGCTGCGGCGGTGCAACAGGTTCTTCAAAGTCACACACAGCTTCATCACTCGAAAGCTGCGGTGCTGAAGTTCAGAAGGGTAATCCGCCGGAGGAAAGAAAACTCCAGAGACTTTTCAGAAACAAAAACGTTACTTCAATGATCAAGCGCTGCAACGACTTCGGTGCAGGCGGTGTATCAGTTGCTATCGGTGAACTTACAGACGGTCTTCTCATCGACCTTGACTCAGTACCGAAGAAGTACGACGGCCTTGACGGCACTGAAATTGCAATTTCAGAATCACAGGAAAGAATGGCAGTTGTTATCGCTGCTGAAGATACAGAAAAATTCATGGCTGAAGCTGCAAAGGAAAACATCGAGGCTACCAAGGTAGCTGATGTTACAGACGACAGCAGACTCAGAATGAACTGGAACGGAAAGACTATCGTAAACCTTTCAAGAGAATTCCTTAACTCAAACGGTGCCGTAAAGCACACTGACGTAAGAGTTACAGAACCGGTTACCGGAATAGCTCCTGAATACTCAGACAACGCTGAAGGCTGGACACAGATGATTTCCAACCTCAACGTATGCTCACAGAAGGGTCTCGTTGAAAAATTCGACTCAACAATCGGCGCAGGCACTGTTCTTATGCCGTTCGGCGGTGTTTACCAGCTCACACCTTCACAGGCTATGGCTGCTAAAATACCGGTACTTAACGGAGAAACAACAACAGCTTCGATCATGGGCTGGGGCTATAACCCTGTAATAAGCGAAAAGAGCCCTTATCACGGTGCTGTACTCGCTGTTATCGAATCTATCGCAAAGGTCGTAGCAGCCGGCGGAAGCAGCAGAAAATGCTGGCTCACTTTCCAGGAATACTTTGAAAGAACACAGAATGATCCGGCAAGATGGGGCAAGCCTTTCGCAGCACTTCTCGGTGCACTGAAGGCTCAGCTTGAATTCGGATGCGGCGCTATCGGCGGCAAGGATTCAATGTCCGGTACATTCGAAAACATAGACGTACCTCCTACCCTCGTTTCATTTGCTGTTTCAACTGCAAAGAGCGGTAAGATCGTTTCACCTGAATTCAAAAAGCCAGGCAGCAGCGTAGTACTCATCACTCCTAAGTATGATGAAAACGGACTTCCTGATTTCGACAGCGTAAGAAGATGCTTTGAAAAGGTAGAATCCATTGTTGAAGCAGGCCGTGCAAATGCTGTATGGACAACTGCAGGCGCAGGTGTTGCTGAAGGTATCGCAAAGATGTGCTTCGGTAACAAGCTCGGCTTCAGATTTACAAAGAAACTTGACGAGGAACAGCTCTTTGCTCCGTGCTACGGTTCATTCATCGTTGAAATAAACGGTCCTACAAAGGGAAGCGAATCAGTTATCGGTGAAGTAACATCAGAGGCTGTTATCGACAATATCGACTACACAGTTTCAGTAGAGTCACTTCTTAATGCCTGGGAGTCAAAGCTTGAACCTGTTTACCCATGCATCATAAAAACTGAAGACACAAAGCCTGAAGCTTACAGATATGACAGGAAAAATACTGCAAGACCGGCTGTTAAGATCGCAAAGCCAAGAGTTCTCATTCCGGTATTCCCTGGCACAAACTGCGAATATGATACTGCAAGAGCTTTTGAAAAGGCAGGCGCAGTTACTGAAACAATCGTAATAAAGAATCTTTCTGCTTCAGCTATCGAAGAGTCAGTAAACGAAATCGAAAAGGCTATCAGAAACTCACAGATCATCATGATCCCTGGCGGTTTCAGCGGCGGTGACGAGCCTGAAGGAAGCGGTAAGTTCATCACTGCATTCTTCAGAAATGCAAGAATAAAGGATGCTGTTCACGAACTTCTGAAAAACCGTGACGGTCTCATGCTCGGTATATGCAACGGTTTCCAGGCTCTTATCAAACTCGGTCTCGTACCGTTCGGTGAGATCACTGACATGACTGACGAATCTCCTACACTTACATTCAATACTATCGCAAGACACCAGTCTATGATGGTAAGAACAAGAATCGCTTCAAACAAGTCTCCATGGCTTGCACGTACAAGTGTTGACCAGATCCACTCCATTGCTATTTCACACGGAGAAGGCCGTTTCGTAGCTCCTGAAGCACTTATAAAGAAGCTTGCTGAAAACGGACAGATCGCTACACAGTATGTTGACATGAACGGCGACCCTACTATGAATATCAGATTCAATCCGAATACATCCATGGCAGCCATTGAAGGTATCACTTCACCTGACGGACGTGTTCTCGGTAAGATGGGTCACAGCGAAAGAAAAGGCACTGACGTCTGCAAAAACGTTCAGGGTGACAAAGATCAGTTTATCTTCGAAAGCGGCGTAAGCTATTTCGCAGACTGA
- a CDS encoding SGNH/GDSL hydrolase family protein, with product MNKNIDCVNAISSSLYNVGNSLRLRRALGKKNVNLAFAGGSVTKGWDGKQYLEKNYTDHVAEFFRSEYPDKTFSVTNLSTESANSFIGLSITDKVITEADPDIVFIEYAVNNECGHDHIVSYESLVERILALPSEPAVVLIFLINKSLYTCQGYMKMIGSHYDLLSVSVADSIKQLLDEGFDWSVYSDDVIHPNTWGHRFIADCVTKALKEAADKTEDTEYVLPEALYSLDYADYHTFSTDDAMIRKKGFEEISCPEYGEYFNNGVRYTGTNDASVRFEGEFKTLFAAYVHDKTDRFSDADVMIDGEKKAVLQGRSIYGWGNVVLKNVFSFETRGRHSVELKVKDRKKDFILIEFGVS from the coding sequence ATGAACAAGAATATTGACTGCGTGAACGCTATAAGCAGTTCTCTGTACAACGTCGGCAACAGTCTCAGACTCCGCAGGGCACTCGGCAAAAAAAATGTGAATCTTGCATTTGCCGGCGGTTCCGTCACGAAGGGTTGGGATGGAAAACAGTATCTTGAAAAAAATTACACGGATCATGTAGCTGAATTTTTCCGCAGCGAGTATCCGGATAAAACTTTCAGTGTCACAAATCTATCTACCGAAAGTGCAAATTCCTTTATTGGTTTATCCATTACCGATAAAGTAATCACTGAAGCAGATCCCGATATAGTATTTATTGAATATGCGGTTAATAATGAATGCGGTCACGACCACATAGTTTCCTATGAAAGTCTTGTTGAACGCATACTTGCTCTTCCGTCAGAACCGGCGGTAGTGCTGATTTTCCTTATTAACAAATCGCTTTACACATGTCAGGGATATATGAAAATGATCGGTTCGCACTATGATCTTTTATCGGTAAGTGTGGCAGATTCTATCAAGCAGCTGCTGGATGAAGGGTTTGACTGGTCAGTATATTCCGATGATGTCATTCATCCTAATACATGGGGACACCGCTTTATTGCTGACTGCGTAACCAAGGCACTGAAGGAGGCAGCTGACAAAACTGAAGATACGGAATACGTTCTTCCGGAAGCTCTTTATTCCCTTGATTATGCTGACTACCATACTTTCAGTACAGATGATGCAATGATCAGGAAAAAGGGGTTTGAGGAAATATCCTGTCCGGAATACGGCGAGTATTTCAACAATGGTGTCCGGTATACCGGAACAAATGATGCAAGTGTCAGATTTGAAGGTGAATTCAAGACACTTTTTGCTGCCTACGTACATGACAAGACAGATCGTTTCAGCGATGCTGATGTAATGATCGACGGAGAAAAGAAAGCCGTACTGCAGGGAAGAAGCATTTATGGCTGGGGAAATGTCGTTTTAAAGAACGTATTCAGTTTTGAAACACGCGGCAGACATTCAGTTGAACTCAAGGTAAAGGACAGAAAGAAAGACTTTATTCTTATTGAGTTTGGCGTGAGCTGA